The genomic interval CACCGAGCTGCCCCTTCTTAAGTTCCTAGAGCCTGTTTGCTTTCTTGGGTCCTAATATTCTTGCCTAGTGCTTTGATACTTGAGGCTTTCCTTGTTCCTCAGAAGTTCAACCTGGTTCATCTTTGTATTTCTTGTGATTTTGTTTCTTAATCACTTTTGCTATCTTCTGTTGACTTGGCATTCATCTTGGGTTACCCCCTAATGTCCTAGATTCTTTCTGTGCTCTTTCTGgctttcttagttctttctggtcttccccaaataattttttcttttctaggctCTTAGCCTTTTACTTATCAGTGATCTGATAGCTCAAGGTAACTGCCTACCTTGTGCTGTCAGCCCAGTCTCGATGGTGGTCTTGTCTCCTCAGGTTTCAGAGGTTTTAGTGTTTCTTGACTttatggttctttcttttttaaaatttttatttcatttattcattttagaaaggagagagagagagaggagagatagagagagaaggggggaggagcaggaagcatcaactcccatatgtgcctggaccaggcaagcccagggtttcaaaccggcgacctcagcgtttccaggtcgacactttatccactgcgccaccttagGTCAGGCTAGGGTTCATTCTTAACTCCCCAAATCTGTGCCTAAACAGTCTAGTTTGACTTCCCTCACCAGCCAGGGACAACTTGAGCTTTTATCTTCTCTATCCTAGAGTTTGGTTGGGTTTCTTTTTGATATGATGCATACATGCAGGTCCACCTGGTTGGTATTGACATCTTTACTGGGAAGAAGTATGAAGATATCTGCCCGTCAACTCATAATATGGATGTCCCCAACATCAAAAGGAATGATTTCCAGGTATGCAGATGGGTTAGTAGTTGGAGGTGTTAGGGGGTTATAGACTGACCAGAGAGCTATGCTAGAAGAGTGGAGGGAAAGGGCAGGAGGAGGGTATTTGGTATTAGCAGTATGCCACCCCAGTTTGTCTATCCTTTATCCTCAACCTTCAGCTTCCTTCCCTGTCTGCCCCCAGCTGATTGGCATCCAGGATGGCTATCTATCACTGCTCCAGGACAGCGGGGAGGTGCGAGAGGACCTTCGTCTGCCTGAGGGAGACCTCGGCAAGGAGATCGAGCAGAAGTACGACTGTGGAGAGGAGATCCTGGTATGgtgccccaccccctttccccagcTTTGGTCTCTGTGCTTTGTCTCTGAGCTCAAACttctgcctctccctgtttcccaGATTACAGTGCTGTCTGCCATGACAGAGGAGGCAGCTGTTGCAATCAAGGCCATGGCAAAATAACTGGCTTCCAGgtaagtgagacagactccccaaaCCCCTTTACATACTTTGTGGTTCCTTTAGTCCTAATTGTTCCAGACCTTCTGGCCCCAGCACTGCCCTCACCCTTCTTCATGTTGAAGAGGTCATCGTCTCTTACCTGGTTTCTCTCTTACTCAAGGTGGCGGTGGTGGCAGCAGTGATCCTCAAGCCTGCAgaggccccctcccccagcctggcccAGCTCTGGCCCGGCCGTTGGCTGGAGTCCTACACAATTTATTTGACGTTTTATTTTGGTTTCCCCTACCCCTTCAATCTGTCGGGGAGCCCCTGCCCCTCTTCTCTTGGCCAGGAGTGAGTGATCCATGGCCTTGGTGAAGCTGCcctcctcttttcccctctcactaCAGCCCTGGTgggggaaagggggtgggtgCTGCTTGTGGTttagtgtgttttttgtttttttttattcattctggaATCAGAAAGCTGTGGTTCTGACAAATGGTCCTTGTGCCCTCCCCCTACTGATCCCTGGTCTGGTCCCTGTTCCACATAGCCCTTTACCCCAAACACCACCCCCACAGACTGGGGACCAGCCTCCTCCCTATGCCTGAATCTCTCACCAAATCCCTTTAgcgggagaaggaagagaaggagaaggagaagggaaggggacctGCCCCCTCCTCAGGCATCTGGGAGGGCCCTGCCCCCCCATGGGCTTCACCCTTTCCTGTGGGCTCTCTCCCCGACACATTTGTTAAAATAAACCTGAATAAAACTACAAGTTTAATATGAAGCCCCAACTTGGCTACTTTAAATAAATGGATGTTTGCTGACAAATAAGGGAAATTTGGGAACCAAAAATAGATTATAGGTTGGACTGTGCACTGAGTTCATTACAGCCAATACAGTATCCCACTTTGACTCGCCACAGTCCCACCAGCTATTCCCCACCCGCTAAGCAGTTCTGGCCTAGTCCAGGTGGGAGGCAACACAAATAGTAGCAGCCAGGGACAGTGGCAGGTAGAGTTTATTGGCTTAGGACTAGGACACACCAGGTAACCTCACCCATGGTAATGGTGGGGAGAGGTTGAAGTTAAAATTGGATGGTCACTTGTGGTAGAAGCGTGGGTTCTGGCTGTGCTGCAGGAAAGGGAGCCGGGGGCCAGGCTGGCTGGTAGCTGCAAAGCTCGACTGGCAGGGGTGATAAAAGGTAAGTTTTGTCAGTATGCACGCTCTCCCTTCTACTCCACACATAAAACCGCCcccaaacaaaggaaaaccagggTTGTGGGCCACATGTCCTACCCAACCCCGTTTTCCCTGATAGTGTAGGGGTTATGACAGGTATGATTACCATCCTTACCTTCCCTGCTGGTTGCATCTGTACAGGGAGCTGGGGGGAGGCAAGGAGTCCAGGGGCTGGATGCAGTGCTTGGGGGTGCATGGGGCGCAAGGAAGACTGCAGAGAAGAGAGTTCGGGCCTGTGGCAGCCTGGGTTTCCCCTTAGCATAGCCCTTCCCCTGGCCTCCCAAGGCTCCATACTCACCGAGTCAGAGAAGCCGGTCTGCGGGTTAGCATGTTCCAACTGTTTCTGCAGGGACAGGGCCCCACCAGGCTGTAGGAaccctgtgggggaagggcgggTGTGAAGTGAGAATGGGAAAGGGAGAACTCATGGAAGTAGGGACCCTGAACGCGGTGTCTGTCACCTGTCTGGGTGGGCTGGAAGTGGCTGTGCACGGCGTAAGGCTGTGGCTGCGGCTGAGACAAGTACTGCACTGCAGGAAATGCTGAAGGTGCTGAGAAAGGCAAGAAAGAGGCCCAGCCATTAGAACCACCTTAGTCTGGTAACAACACTTATTCCTCTGGGCTGTGAAGAAAGCCCCTCATCCTTTTCCCACCACTCACCTCTGAGCTGCTGACTCGGACTATAGGCTGGTTGAGTGGGTCCATAATGAGGTGGAGGCTGAGCAGTCCCATAAGCACCACCTGGGCTACCTTGGAATTGCCCGTGCTCTGGGGTCCCTGCGAAAGCTGCTGAGCCCACATAATGGCGGGTCTAAGGAGGATAATTCATTATAATCTATTTGAAAGATCTCAAGTGTATTCCCCATTTTCCCCTATACAGTTCAGTGTTACACTTAGGACTTGACTATTGGTTTAGTAACGTGTGGAAATAGGGAAGAACAGTGGGTTAGATACCCAACCCTGCTCCTCTTACTGTAAGCACTTGAGGTCCAAACATCTGTTTGGCTCTGTCAGCTGCCATAAGGGTGCCTGGGCGGTTGTGTCCTCCAGGGCTCCCTAGAGATGGAGAGGGGCTTCATGATGCTGAAATGGTGGTCTACAAGACCAAAGGGGGCTGTTCTGACAAGTAGTTTCTTTAATCCTCACCCTGCATGCTGAGGAGATGAGTTCCTGTGTGAACAGTCAGGCTCTGTGGGTATGCAGCTGATGTCAGAGTGGTTAGGTCACTAAAATGAAAGCAAGTGTCAAATATTAAGAACAAGTGCCCCTCTTTGGCCATAAACGCTTATTTTTTTGTTACCTGCCCCCAGTTTTAATTTTAGCTCTCCAATCCTACCTCTGCTCCTTTCGCCTACGTTTTTCTTCCTCATGTAAAACTTTTTTGAGCTGCAGAAAAAGCTGGTGCTTCTCTTCCTGTAGGGCTAAAAGCTTCTCTTGCAACTTCAGTAtctgggaaaggagggagggaaaatgaAGATAGAAGAGTCAAGGGAAGAAAAAGCTGGGAGATATCAAGGCATTACACATACTTGTTCCTTGGTCTCCTCTAATGACATTCTCTCTTccatctcctttttctttcttctctcctgctcTTCCTTCATCTTCTGTTCCATCATCTTGTCTACCTCTTCTTCCTCTATTGGAAGAttcaaacagaaaggaaaagtgGCAGAGTGGTTAAAATGATTACAATGTTAGGAACTGAAGATCAGCAAAAACTGGTTATCCCAATGCTTTATGCTCTTGATGAGACGCTTCTCATCACTGCGATAGGGGACCGGGAGAGGTAGGTTTCATTAGGTGCTCTCCAAGGTCCTTCCCAACTCGTTTCTGGAGTTCATACCTAGCGCTTTAAAATCCCACCACAACCGAGCTGTTTCATCCCTTCACTAGTTTGGGCCGCCGGGGCATTAGTCTGCCCCTGGGTGGGGGTCAGTCTGGGACAGCGGTGCCGCCATGAGAGTGAGCCCTCCCGCTCCAGCCCCAGCTCACCTTGCCGCTTGCGCTCCCGCTCCATCATGATGTGCCGGTGCAACGCCCTGGCCATGGCGTTGGAAAGCTTGGGGCGCTCCAGGAGCGCAGGCATGGTGCTGCCGGGGGCGCTTGGGGTGTGGGCGTCCGGCTCTGTTGCTAACTGCCAGACCTCGGACTGGGCCTGCGGGAAGGCAGGCACTCAGGGACGATCACTCCGGCCGCCTGAGACAGgaggccgccgccgccgccgcccggtcACGTGTCCGGGGCCCGCAGCCCGGCCCTGCCGCCCGCCTCCGCTGCAGCGCGCACGCGCTCGGGGGTGTCTAGTCTACGGGCTCCCAGCCCCTTCCCCGCCAAATCAGGCGTCCACCCCTCCCTACCCACTTTCTCTTCGCTTTCTCCGCGGCCGCCTGCACACCTTGGCCACTGTTACATCCGGTAATTCGCTTAATCCTTCCGGGGTCAGAGTATAAATGGCTTCACGGGTTGGGGGAGGCGGAAGTGCCAGGGACGGGTGCCTCTGGTGTCCAAACGCCTCCACTGCGTCCTCTTACGCCGACCGCCCCTGGCCGCATGCTAGCCGCCAGGCTCCCGGAGTCGGCTCCGGTCCTGTGGTGGGGCCCCCGAGTGGGCGGGCTGGGGATAGGGCATGCAAGAGAAGCGAGGCAGGTGCTCAGAGACGGTGTTTATTGGCTCCTTCGAAGTCAGAGTCAGGACAACTGTACAGACAACCCAACCCCTCCACTGTACCCGCCCTTCCCCGTTCCTGCCCGGTGGCCACAGGAAAAAGCAGCTTCATGTGGGGCACAGAGAGACTCCCCTGGGATTCACAGTAACCAAGAACAAAAACGGAAATAAATTAAGTGATACAGGGGAGGGAATCATAGGGAGTCGTGTTCCCCAAATCAGTGCATGAAAAGGGGTTACCCAGggcctggagctgggctccccgcAAGCTCCCTCGCCCCAGAGGGAGTGTTCCGGGGCCCTGGACACGGAGATATCCTCCACTTCCCATCTAACTTGGAGAGACTGCCTACATGCTCCTGTGCATCTGCCAGTCTGAGCACCATGCATGCTGCGGATCACTGGAATGAGGTGGAGGCAGTCATCACTCAAGAGTCCACAGGCCCAAGGCCCAACTGTGCTTATAGTAGTGAGGTCTCACCCCCTCATTCAACTCGTACCAGCAGGGCATAGAGGAGTGTGGCACCCTTCTCCTTGGTTACCCACTCAAGTTCGGCTGGGCTGAAGTGAGGGTCAAGAGGTTCTCTGAGGACAGCAGAAGGAGGGCCAGGCGTGTAAGAGCCAGGGCGCACACACACCTGGAACGCCACCTGGGCCTGGTGTGTCCGCTGGAATTTGGGGTCCCGGAATCTGTCAGGCAAAAAACAGAAATAGGGTAGTGAAGCTTCTGGGCCTTCTCACCTCTTCCCCTTGCTAACTACAATCACTACACTTCCCTTACTGTCCCTAAGAATCACTCCTACTTCATAGGGATTTGGCTCTAGCTGTTCTCTCTACTCTAAATGGTCTTCCTCTTGCCTGActggcagtagcacagtggatagagcatcaacctaggatgctgagaacccaggttcaaaacccagaggtcatcaGCTTATgcacaggcccaccagcttgagcacaggggctCCGGTTTGAGTGTGAGACCATcaacacgaccccatggtcactgacttgaagcccaaggaaactggcttgagtaagaggtcactggcgcagctggagcccccaggtaaaggaacatatgagaagcaatcaatgaacaattaaggtgacacaatgagttgatacttctcatctttcttccttccagtctcaatcaatcaatcaatcaatcaatcaatcaatggtCTTCCTCCTAATGCTTGGCTGCTCAGCTAACTACATCACCTCTTCCAACTTTTGCTCAAATCTCATCTTAATAGTATATACCCTGACTACTCTATTTAATGCTTGCTCCAACCGCACTTCCTTTCTCCAGTCTACTTTTTGTTCCATAGTACTACTTGTCacctttaaaaatactaaatattaatTGTGCATTAGCATTCTAGAGAAAATTTAGGTTCCACAAGAGCAAGATTCCCTTTTATGTTTGCTGAGATAGCACTAAACATGtggcatttgtttaaaaaatgtgtgAAGAAAAAGCTGTGGTGGAGACTGAGGAACTAGCAGAACAAGGTGGGAAAGGGGAGGGCATATCACGGAGACCCAAGCGGCCACCTCCTGTGTACTTACGGCACTTTGGACGCCAGGGTCTCAGCCCCAGCAtactggagggagggagaaagcagCACTGGCGGGGGCTGCTCCTCCCGAGGAGGCGCGCAGTTCTCACTCGGCTCCTCAAACCCTCCCCTGGGCTCTCCTTTCAAGGGTCGGCAGCTCAGGATGGAGGCAGTGCCTGTGAGGAGAACTGGGTCAGGGTAGCCTTGCTGCAGCCCACGGGCCCAGCCTGCTCTGATTCGGCCGGAGCTACAGTACCTGCTCCCAACTCCCCTCGGTCTAGCACCCTCCGGACGGCTGCCACGTTGCTCCCGTGATATGCCATGTGCCACTTCTTCATTAGTGTCCCAGCCTCCAGGTGGGGATTCATCCTAGGAAGAAAGTAGATGGGGCAGGTGGGACAAAGGTCACTGGTTCCCCAAAATCGTCCCCCTGGACATGCAATCCTGTCACTTCCAAGCACCCTCTTAGGAATATCCTTCTTAACGGGGCAAAGGACAATAAGGGAGACACATGACCCTGCCCCATATGTACCTGAGGTTGAACCTGCACCAGCCAAAGGGTAGGGCATATTCCCGGGGGGGTTCCCCACGGCGTCTGTGGGCCTCATCCCCTCGTATCTTCCGACAAGACTCACAGTAGCACAGGCTACGCTTCGGTGGAGGCATGAAATAATCCTCTGCAGGAGAGGAAGCGGCAGACTCGGTGCTCTGGCTTCTGGCCAGGGTCTCAACCACATGGCCTCCCTTTCACTGGCCTCGGGGCTCTGGGCATGGCCCTGCACAGATCCACGAATGAGGCAGATTGTAGGGGATTGGGGCCTCACCTGGAAGCAGCAGTAGTTCTTGGAAACGGGAGCAAAGGGCATGGTACTCGCAGCTCTTGAGGGGGCTGGCAGCAGGCGGTGGACCCCAGCATACGCTCTCCTTGATCCCTGAGGGAGCAGAGGGGGCACAGGTCACAGGAGATGGGGCTACAAGACAGGGTTAGGTAGGGGAGGATCCTGGACCCTTCAGGCCAGCTCACCATCCACCACATCAGCTTTCTCCATGTCCCCCTGGTTTCCAGCACTCTTTAAACTGGCAGCTCCCGGTTCAGGGCTCACAATCGTCACCTGCAGAACAGAGGGGTGGTCAGCCAGTGTGACCAGCCTCCAGGGCCTGCTGATCCTGTCCTTGGACCACAGACTTCCTCTTCACTTGGACAACCATCTCCCAGGCACTCCCTTCTCCTGGCTCCATGGTCACTAACCTGCTCACACTGCCCATAGAGGTCCACGAGCGCATGGCAGGGCTGGGGGACGTCTGGCACAGCCACCCCCTGGTCCATCCCATTGACATGGAGATGCAGACCTCCAGAGCTGTCTAGCCGCAGTCCCAGGATGGTGCCTTCAGGGCACGTGTCCAGATTTGGCCCAAACTTCTCACAGATCTGGGAGGAAAGACCTACTTACTGTCTTCCCCACCAGCAGCAGCCACCCcgtctttctttcttgttttgtagTGAGacagtgggtggggggtggggggcacacagacaggaaggcagagagatgagaagcatcaactcatagttgtggcactttactttttcattgattgcttttgcctatgtgccttgaccagggggccccagctgagccagtgatcccttgctcaagccagtgaccacaaggtcatgtctgtgatcccacactcaagctggtgaccctgtgctcaagctggcaactttggggttttgaacttgggtcctcagcaccccacaccgatgctctatccactgcgccactgcctggtcaggtgccaccCCCACTCTTCACTCTACTTGAGGTCACCAGTCTCTGGGCTCCGTCTCCACACTTGTCCGCTATCTGAGCTCTACCACCTGCTTCAATAACCTAGACTCCACCTCGTTTTTTCCCTACTGCAACATTCTCAATGGTATGGACATAGGAGGCAGCAAGCCTGTGACTGTCCAGGTAATGATACTTATACCCTGTGTGAATCTACCCACTATAGTGCCCTTCATACTTCTAAGCTTGGggcccctctcctcctttttgGCTAAATACTCCTTACTCACTTCTCTCTGCTCCCTACCCACCTTGAGGCCATTGTGGAAGACTCCACGGCCCCGCAACAGCCAGGCTGCCCGTttaagggcacatgcagaagcagGGAAGTTGAGCCTCTCAGGTGGGCAGGTGATGACTCCCAGGACAAGGGAAGATGTCCAATGCCGGTTCAGGAAGTCTATCCGTACCTGGGGGAGAAGGTGACTATTCCCCAGTCATGGCCTTCTGGGAAGAGGCTACCAACCCAGCATACCCATGCATCTCACACCAGCCAGGGAGGGAAGATGACACCTCCCAGAAAGTGGCCTGGGGTGACGCCCCTTCTAATCTTGGAGGGACTGGAGACTGCAAATTCAGTTATTTCCTGTCCTCTCTCAGCCTTAGTCTTCCTGTTGGCTCTGCAAGGATTCTTGTTCCTAGAGGCTCCCTTTTCCTGGCTGACAGTGACATCTTTTAGTTTGCAGCAGAAGGGCCACTCTTCTGGGAAGCCCTCCCTGCTTCCACGTACAGGATGAGGCATCTCCCCTGGAACCCCCAGCTCCTCCCTACTGCTTCCCTCACCAGTCACCAGGTGGGCGCTTTCTGGTAACTGACCTGCAACTCCCACCACAGGATTTGAGCAACAGCCTGGGAAGCTCATTCAAGGGACTTGCCTTCCACTTTGTTCTCTATCTGGGAAGGTCTTGCTCCAGGAGAGTGGGCCCTGGGTCACCCTGAGCAAGCGTTGCTGGGGACATAGAGGGGATAAGGAAGGGAGGCCCACCTGGACCAGCAGCTGTGGCACCAGGGGCTGACTGATGACCACAATGCCCTGATTGTAGCTGGCTACCCGTGAAGCTGTACGGTTCCCATTGGACAAGAGGATATTCTTCCCATGGTTCTCCAGGAACTTGAGGGCTGGAGGCATAATGGCCACTGGATCCTGGCCCTGGTATGGAAGAAACtaagctgctgctgttgctgatGTGAGACCCAAGGCATCCCAGTGGAGTTCACACAGAGCTTATGTATAAACTTCCACCCACCCAGGACATAACTGGAGAACTCAAAATGACCTAGTAGCCAATGGCCCACCAATGCTAATCCATATGCCCAGATGGCCCTGCTGCAGCCTCTTACTCCCAGGCCATGCTCCTCGTCCTCCTCATCCTCATCGCCCTCACTTCCGGTATCCAAGCTGGGAGAAGGAGGCTGGGTGCCTTCTGGCTCATCCAGCCTTGTGGAGCTGACAATAGACACACTCCGCACTGGCCCGTACAGGTCCAACACAGCCCACACGTTCTGGGGGCACACAAGACCCAGGAAGTTGATGATGAGTTAAAGACCTCAACCCCTCTCCCAGGATCCAAGGCAAGTCTCAGGTCTACCTTGGCAATGCCAGTGGCTGCAGGCCCCATATCCTCTCCATCTACCATGACGTGCATCGAGTCATCGGCTCCCCGCCGAATGCCCACACGGCTCCCCACCTAGAGCCAAGACAAAGACAGATGCTCAGCTCACCTCTCTCTGCCATTCCCCTCCCAACACCAACCACCCTTGTCTCTGGATCCAGCAGCATCACCCCCAGTCTCTCTAGGTTCCGGCCATAGTTCATCCTCTGAAGCAGCCCGTCACGCCGCACTTCACAGCTGGACACCATCCAGGTGGTCTTCATCCGGAGCTCtagcagggagggaggcagcccGGGGCCACCACCTGACCCAGGCCCCATCTCCCCGGGTGCTAGTGTGGTCAGCCCGACCCGGAGAGAACCTGCCCACTTCTCATCCAGCTCCTCCACTTTGACCTGTGTAGAAAAGGGCGAGCGCTAGCTGGGGCACTAGCTGGCACTAGGGGGTAGGACGCGGTCTGGCCCTGCTGTGAAGGACCCGGAAGCCTCCACTGTCACATTGCCACAGCCTACCTCAAAGACTTCCTCAGTCTTGAGCTCTTTGGTGCTGAAGACAAGGCCATGAGCATAGCCAGCTGCTCGCACTGCCCTCGTGCCATCCTCCTCCAGAGTGATGTTTTTGCCGCAgatactgtggaaccggtgagccaCACCAGCCACTGAGAAGAGATGGCATTGAAGGAAAGGGTAGAATTGGGGTAGCAAGCTTCAGATAGGACACAGAGCAAAGCTTTCAGGAGGAATAGGAAGTTGAGATAAAGGTCCCATTGGCCATCACTCCTTCAAGAACCTCTGATGCCTCTTTTCACCACAGCCAAGACTCGCCCCCAAACCCAGAATGCCCAGCTCATGGTGTCCAGGAAGCATTCAGGCCCTGTGTTCCAGGAGTAACCTGCTGCCCTCTTCCTGGCTGCTTTGTGCCATGGGTTGTTCCTTCCCCTTTGCCTATAGTTACTGCCACCAGCCTGTTTTTGAACAGCTTCCCTAACCTAGAAGCTTTCTCTTTCAAGCCCATAGCAAGAGAAGCAGAGCCCACCCTCCCCCCCTGCTGGCTGAACCTGGGGAGTGCAGGGGGAATGACTTCTCAGTAGCGGTGTTGCTGGTGGCCAGGCTGTTGTCCATAGGGCCGGTAGCGCtggtgatggacacttggacacACTGGCCATAGAGATCCACTACCGCGTACACCTCTGGATACAAAAGGAAGGAGTCAGAACCTTGATAGCCCAGGGCGGGCCACGCTGAGGGCGGCAGGTCGAAAGCCAGAGTAGTCACCTTTACCCGGAGGCAAGCCCGAGCAGGCAGCGCCTTGGTCCTGGCCATTGATGAAGTAGTGTAGATCGCCCTTGGAAGTTCGCATCATGCCAATGCGTGCACCTGTGCCTAATGCGTCAAGGTCACACCCATAGTTGTTGCGCATCGTGTTACCATCTTGCATGATAGCTGTGCCGCTGGGGGGAATGACAAAAAGggcaggtcaggccctggccggttggctcagcggtagaacgtcggcctggcatgcgggggacccaggtttgatttccggccagggcacataggacaagcgcccatttgcttctccaccctcccctccttcctctctgtctcttcccctcccgcagccaaggctccattggagcaaagatggcccgggcgctggggatggctccttggtctctgccccaggcgctagagtggctctggtcacggcagagcgacgccccagaggggcagagcatcgccccctggtgggcagagcgttgcccctggtgggcgtgccgggtgcatcccggtcgggcgcatgcgggagtctgactgtctctccccgtttccagcttcagaaaaatacaaaaaaaaaaaaaagggcaggtcAACCTCCCAACTTCCTCTCTACTTGGGTCTCTGCCTAGTCTCTGCCTGGCGGAATCTTCCTGTGCCTTGGATTGGGATCACAATCTGGGATCTGAGACCCAATCCTGTCTTCTACAATCCCTGGGATCCCTCTTATAAAAAAAGTAGTAAATACCCTATAAAGGAGGGTTGAGCCTtgtggaaggggagggagggtttCCAGAATTAAAGAGAAGAGGCCGCCAGATCCCCCAAGGTCTGTTCATTGTCCGTGGTTACCACAGGCCTGAAATCCTGCTTCCCGCGCCCCAGCCAGCTCCATCTACTCCCCCCAGCTGGCCCCCAAAGCAAGCAGCCCCACCTTAGCATCCAAGTATCATAGTCAATGTCTGTCATAGTGTTGGGGAATTCCAGGTCCTCTGGTCGAATAGCGGTCACTCCTAGAGGAGGTGAGGTTAGGTCAGAGCCAAGCCCCAGCGTGGGTAGGTAGCACCTCTCCtggcacacatgtgcatgcacgcgtacacacacacacacacacacacacacacacacacgcgcgcgcgcccCTCACCAGCCTCGATGGAGCCTGACCAGCGGTCCACCATCTTCTGAATGACAATTTCAAACAGCTCTCCATCCCGCAGGGCCCTACCGGAGAATGGCAATCAGACAGGCCCCACAGGGCAGCTGAGCCCGATCAGTGGGAAGGTGGGGATAGGCAAATCCAGACTCTAACCGGTTGGAGATAACAATGGCGTCATTAAATTCGCTGCGGCAGTTGTGCCGGAGTGCAGTGCGGCCCCCATTAGTGATGACTGCGTTACTGCCATGCAGCTGGTGGAAGCGCAGGT from Saccopteryx leptura isolate mSacLep1 chromosome 2, mSacLep1_pri_phased_curated, whole genome shotgun sequence carries:
- the NEURL4 gene encoding neuralized-like protein 4 isoform X1, whose amino-acid sequence is MAAGSGGSGGSGGDPGLGPGGAGGPGGSCPGPGSGAGLSSGGELHPRTGRLVSLSACGRTARRQQPGQEFNHGLVLSREPLCDGRVFTVRIDRKVNSWSGSIEIGVTALDPSVLDFPSSATGLKGGSWVVSGCSVLRDGHSVLEEYGQDLDQLGEGDRVGVERTVAGELRLWVNGRDCGVAATGLPARVWAVVDLYGKCTQITVLPPEPGFSPSTPIPTPPLEPSAPCEDSVLAEPGISRDEAFMVSPAQARPETFPNSLESHNDFASMELSEVVSSALLSTYSGGLLSVNLSSPPAGEGLGSSCAATSPILTSNDALLFHEKCGTLIKLSNNNKTAERRRPLDEFNNGVVMTNRPLRDNEMFEIRIDKLVDKWSGSIEIGVTTHNPNNLEYPATMTNLQSGTIMMSGCGILTNGKGTRREYCEFSLDELQEGDHIGLTRKSSSALHFFINGIDQGVATPLTPPVVYGVVDLYGMAVKVTIVHNNNHSDRLRRNNAILRALSPEGALRRAAPATQAEPERLVFHPNCGQKAAITHEGRTALRPHATDDFNHGVVLSSRALRDGEVFQVRIDKMVDKWAGSIEIGVTTHNPAYLQLPSTMTNLRSGTWMMTGNGVMHNGTTILDEYGHNLDRLKAGDTVGVVRREDGTLHFFVNGMTQGPAAWNVPPGVYAVVDLYGQAAQATIVDDVEVTPVPEPLPEGNNQVSPSSPSSGAGGSDLRFHQLHGSNAVITNGGRTALRHNCRSEFNDAIVISNRALRDGELFEIVIQKMVDRWSGSIEAGVTAIRPEDLEFPNTMTDIDYDTWMLSGTAIMQDGNTMRNNYGCDLDALGTGARIGMMRTSKGDLHYFINGQDQGAACSGLPPGKEVYAVVDLYGQCVQVSITSATGPMDNSLATSNTATEKSFPLHSPVAGVAHRFHSICGKNITLEEDGTRAVRAAGYAHGLVFSTKELKTEEVFEVKVEELDEKWAGSLRVGLTTLAPGEMGPGSGGGPGLPPSLLELRMKTTWMVSSCEVRRDGLLQRMNYGRNLERLGVGSRVGIRRGADDSMHVMVDGEDMGPAATGIAKNVWAVLDLYGPVRSVSIVSSTRLDEPEGTQPPSPSLDTGSEGDEDEEDEEHGLGGQDPVAIMPPALKFLENHGKNILLSNGNRTASRVASYNQGIVVISQPLVPQLLVQVRIDFLNRHWTSSLVLGVITCPPERLNFPASACALKRAAWLLRGRGVFHNGLKICEKFGPNLDTCPEGTILGLRLDSSGGLHLHVNGMDQGVAVPDVPQPCHALVDLYGQCEQVTIVSPEPGAASLKSAGNQGDMEKADVVDGIKESVCWGPPPAASPLKSCEYHALCSRFQELLLLPEDYFMPPPKRSLCYCESCRKIRGDEAHRRRGEPPREYALPFGWCRFNLRMNPHLEAGTLMKKWHMAYHGSNVAAVRRVLDRGELGAGTASILSCRPLKGEPRGGFEEPSENCAPPREEQPPPVLLSPSLQYAGAETLASKVPFRDPKFQRTHQAQVAFQVCVRPGSYTPGPPSAVLREPLDPHFSPAELEWVTKEKGATLLYALLPAHSGAPPQDRSRLREPGG